The following coding sequences lie in one Mucilaginibacter sp. KACC 22773 genomic window:
- a CDS encoding AI-2E family transporter — MVKVMPESVKRAIELIGLFVLGTIVVVGNTIIMPLLMAFFFSLVLLPVFRFFKKIRVPEVVAVFLPILLLTIVVVLIIWLFSSQLGALLDDFPQIQRTVAKHLDDLSIWISRSFGYSPAEQVKFINEQSKKLFSSLGGVLSGAAGSLSGIIIFIGLLPIYIYFIILYRNLFLKFLLMWFKKDEYQNVEEIVRQTEKMIKSYLVGLLIQITYIIVLLGGTLWLFGIRNALLIGIIFAFLNLIPYLGALIGNILSVLLTLASSESLLDVLIVLGAITAVQFLDNNILMPRIVGSQVKINPLVSIVGIIVGGVMAGLSGMFLAMPVLSILKIMFDRTENYKQWGVLLGDERPVKSELQI; from the coding sequence ATGGTAAAAGTAATGCCGGAATCCGTGAAACGGGCCATAGAGCTCATTGGTCTGTTTGTTTTAGGAACGATCGTTGTTGTTGGGAATACCATCATCATGCCCTTATTAATGGCTTTTTTTTTCAGTTTGGTACTTTTGCCTGTATTCCGGTTTTTTAAAAAAATAAGGGTACCTGAAGTGGTAGCTGTTTTTTTACCAATTTTATTATTAACCATCGTAGTGGTGTTAATCATTTGGCTGTTCTCAAGTCAACTGGGGGCCTTGTTGGATGATTTTCCGCAGATCCAACGTACCGTAGCCAAGCACCTGGATGACCTGAGTATCTGGATAAGCCGTTCATTTGGCTATTCCCCGGCAGAGCAAGTTAAATTCATTAATGAGCAGAGCAAAAAACTATTCAGTTCGTTGGGCGGCGTATTGAGTGGTGCAGCCGGATCTTTATCGGGCATCATTATATTTATAGGCTTACTGCCTATTTATATCTACTTTATCATCCTGTACCGGAACCTTTTTTTAAAGTTCCTGCTGATGTGGTTTAAAAAAGATGAATACCAAAATGTAGAAGAGATTGTACGGCAGACCGAAAAAATGATTAAAAGCTACCTGGTGGGATTGTTGATACAGATTACCTACATCATTGTTCTTTTAGGGGGCACATTGTGGCTTTTCGGTATCCGCAACGCCTTACTCATTGGTATCATCTTCGCTTTTCTAAACCTGATACCCTACCTTGGTGCATTAATTGGCAATATTTTGAGCGTACTCCTTACCCTGGCTTCATCAGAGAGCCTTTTGGATGTGCTGATCGTATTAGGAGCCATTACAGCAGTACAATTTCTGGACAATAATATCCTTATGCCGCGTATTGTGGGTTCGCAGGTAAAAATCAACCCGCTTGTTTCTATCGTTGGTATTATCGTTGGCGGTGTTATGGCGGGCTTGTCGGGGATGTTCCTGGCAATGCCGGTGCTTTCTATTTTAAAAATCATGTTTGACCGTACTGAAAATTATAAGCAATGGGGTGTACTGCTGGGCGACGAACGGCCGGTAAAAAGCGAGCTGCAAATTTAG
- a CDS encoding cation-translocating P-type ATPase, whose translation MKYPIDHPFSLTATEVVGLAQTNSNTGISEHEATKRRKAYGPNAYQTQKLKSRWLILLAQFRSPIVYLLVFGAAVSLYFKDRLETMSILVVIIINAMIGFFMEMQARSSMNALKKMEVIRAKVIRNGEARPIPADELVPGDLVLLEAGDMVPADGRLVAVSRLQCDESPLTGESLPSDKITERLKEDSSIGDQRNMVFKGTSVMNGNGKMVITGIGANTQLGVITALVESSAETITPLDKKLNKLSRKLIWITLTMTVIFAVTGFIQGNAFLTIIETSIALAVAAIPEGLPIVATVALAYGMLLMARRNAIVKKISAVETLGSTGVILTDKTGTLTENKIHVDTFAFPEESVKVHIENNLLKFPGGTIKLSAENLDKLLLAGILCNNADETTGDPVEVALMQIAIATGLDTDELIKQYVRIGEVPFNSEIMMMCTLHQTPSGYFAAAKGSVERLLEKCSQIQSGAFFKALDNESRNAILLKSEKMAASGLRVLAFAYRLDDALTRHNYLNDLIYIGMAGFIDPPRIDIKGAILACRNAGIKVVMITGDHPQTALNIARKVGLIDGNSKDVITGKELPENAFLTKAWRHRVLGTAVFARTSPRQKLEIAEVFQQAGFVVAMTGDGVNDAPALKKADVSIAMGQRGTQVAKETASIILKDDSFTSIARAVAHGREIFQNIQKFVVYLVSCNLSEIFIVTILGVITPAATLLPLQILFLNMVTDIFPALALGLGTGDTTVMLRPPRDPQKDIITNKKWRVIALYAAVVASTVILAVVYASKVLHSDDSTCNNVAFITLTFAQLFHVFNMSSKGSGFLNNEITRNKWVWIAILLCSGLILMVYAVPGLRLVLGLSVLPFKVWLTAICVSLLPLAIFQVHKAIQKMVH comes from the coding sequence ATGAAATACCCAATAGATCATCCCTTTTCTTTAACGGCAACGGAGGTGGTCGGGTTGGCTCAAACAAATAGCAATACAGGGATTTCTGAACATGAGGCCACGAAACGCCGTAAAGCCTATGGCCCCAATGCTTACCAAACGCAAAAACTAAAAAGCCGATGGTTGATATTGCTGGCCCAGTTCAGGAGCCCCATTGTTTATCTTCTGGTTTTTGGCGCAGCCGTTTCGCTGTACTTTAAAGACCGGTTAGAAACCATGTCTATCCTGGTGGTTATCATCATTAACGCCATGATTGGTTTTTTTATGGAAATGCAGGCACGCAGTTCAATGAACGCCCTGAAAAAAATGGAAGTGATACGGGCCAAAGTGATTCGCAACGGCGAAGCCAGGCCGATTCCGGCTGATGAGCTGGTGCCCGGCGACCTGGTTTTGCTTGAGGCTGGAGATATGGTCCCTGCAGATGGACGCCTGGTTGCTGTAAGCAGGCTACAATGCGATGAATCCCCGCTAACCGGTGAATCACTTCCGTCTGATAAAATAACAGAACGGCTAAAGGAAGATAGCAGTATTGGTGACCAGCGAAACATGGTTTTTAAAGGCACTTCTGTAATGAACGGAAACGGGAAAATGGTGATTACTGGGATAGGCGCAAATACACAGTTAGGTGTAATTACCGCTTTGGTTGAAAGTTCGGCCGAAACGATTACCCCGCTGGATAAAAAGCTGAACAAGTTAAGCCGGAAACTAATCTGGATTACCCTGACCATGACCGTTATTTTTGCGGTAACAGGGTTTATACAAGGCAATGCTTTCCTGACTATTATAGAAACCTCCATTGCGCTGGCTGTTGCTGCGATACCTGAGGGCTTGCCAATTGTAGCGACTGTTGCCTTGGCATACGGCATGTTGCTGATGGCCAGGCGAAATGCCATTGTAAAGAAAATATCCGCCGTAGAAACGCTGGGCAGTACCGGGGTGATCCTGACGGACAAGACCGGCACCCTGACAGAAAACAAGATACATGTGGATACGTTTGCGTTTCCGGAGGAAAGTGTTAAGGTTCATATCGAAAATAACCTCCTGAAATTTCCGGGTGGCACTATCAAGTTGAGCGCCGAAAACTTGGATAAACTCTTATTAGCTGGGATTTTGTGCAATAACGCTGATGAAACGACAGGGGATCCCGTGGAAGTGGCATTAATGCAGATAGCCATAGCTACGGGGTTAGATACCGACGAATTAATTAAGCAATACGTACGGATTGGCGAGGTGCCATTTAACTCGGAAATTATGATGATGTGCACCCTGCACCAAACGCCGTCCGGATATTTTGCCGCGGCTAAAGGTTCGGTTGAACGGCTGTTAGAAAAATGCAGCCAAATACAATCGGGGGCATTCTTCAAGGCTCTTGACAACGAATCCCGTAATGCCATACTTTTAAAATCTGAGAAGATGGCTGCCAGCGGCCTGCGGGTGTTGGCATTTGCCTACCGGCTGGACGATGCGCTTACCAGGCATAACTATTTGAATGATCTGATTTATATTGGTATGGCTGGTTTTATTGACCCGCCCCGGATAGACATCAAAGGAGCAATCCTGGCTTGTAGAAATGCAGGAATTAAAGTGGTGATGATTACAGGTGATCATCCGCAAACCGCATTAAACATTGCCCGTAAGGTAGGTTTGATTGATGGTAACAGCAAAGACGTAATCACCGGAAAAGAACTGCCTGAAAATGCTTTCCTGACTAAAGCATGGAGACATCGGGTATTGGGCACTGCTGTTTTTGCACGCACTTCCCCCAGGCAAAAATTGGAAATAGCGGAGGTCTTCCAACAGGCCGGATTTGTAGTTGCCATGACAGGTGATGGTGTAAACGATGCGCCAGCGTTAAAAAAAGCAGATGTAAGTATTGCCATGGGCCAGCGGGGAACACAGGTGGCTAAAGAAACAGCCAGTATCATATTGAAAGACGATTCGTTCACTTCCATAGCCCGGGCAGTTGCACACGGCCGCGAGATATTTCAAAACATACAAAAGTTTGTGGTATACCTGGTGTCCTGTAACCTGAGCGAGATATTTATAGTTACTATTTTAGGTGTTATCACTCCCGCAGCTACCTTATTGCCGCTACAGATCCTTTTCTTAAATATGGTGACCGACATCTTCCCTGCACTTGCACTGGGTTTGGGTACGGGCGATACTACCGTAATGCTACGGCCCCCGCGCGATCCCCAAAAAGATATCATCACCAACAAAAAATGGCGGGTTATAGCGCTATACGCAGCTGTCGTCGCCTCCACGGTTATCCTTGCGGTTGTTTATGCCAGTAAAGTGCTGCACAGCGATGATAGTACCTGCAATAATGTAGCGTTTATTACTCTTACCTTCGCCCAGTTATTTCATGTGTTCAACATGTCATCGAAAGGTTCCGGCTTTTTGAATAATGAGATCACGAGGAACAAATGGGTATGGATTGCTATTTTGCTCTGCAGCGGCCTTATCCTGATGGTTTATGCTGTGCCTGGCCTGCGGTTGGTTTTAGGGCTTTCTGTACTTCCTTTTAAAGTGTGGCTGACCGCTATATGTGTTAGCCTGTTGCCGTTAGCTATTTTTCAGGTTCATAAAGCTATCCAAAAAATGGTACACTAA